Genomic segment of Pararhodobacter zhoushanensis:
GCCGACGGCCCCGCGCGCGAGATTGATCTGCGCGGCTTTCTGCTTCTGCCCGGTATCGTCGATCTGCACGGCGACGGGTTCGAGCGTCACCTGACACCCCGACCCGCCGCGCCGTTCGACAAGGTCCGCGCCCTGCGCTCGGTGGCCGCCGAGCTGGCGGCGAATGGCGTGACCACCGCCTGGCTGGCGCAAAGCTGGAGCTGGGAGGGTGGTTCTCGCAGCGCCGACGCGACCGAGGCGTTGTTGCAGGCGGTTGAAGCCATGCGCGCCGATCTCATGGCGGATATCCGCGTGCAGATCCGGCTGGAAACCCATGTGGTGGACGAACATCCCCGCCTGTTGGCTGCCGTGAAACGCTACGGCGTGGATTATGTGGTGTTCAACAATCATCTGTCCGAAGCTCTTGAGATGGCGCACCACAAGCCGTTGCGCTTTGCCGGTTGGGCCGCGCAGCAGGGACGCAGTGCGCGCGCATTGCTGACGATTGTCGAGCAGGCGCAGCTTTGGGACGCACAGGTGCCGCAGGCGCTGTGTGAACTGGCGGCGGGTCTGGGGGCCGAGGGCGTCTCGATGGGCTCGCATGGCGACGGCGACGATGCG
This window contains:
- a CDS encoding alpha-D-ribose 1-methylphosphonate 5-triphosphate diphosphatase, whose product is MPLLPPIRLTGARVLNDGILHDAPLTLAEGRVADGPAREIDLRGFLLLPGIVDLHGDGFERHLTPRPAAPFDKVRALRSVAAELAANGVTTAWLAQSWSWEGGSRSADATEALLQAVEAMRADLMADIRVQIRLETHVVDEHPRLLAAVKRYGVDYVVFNNHLSEALEMAHHKPLRFAGWAAQQGRSARALLTIVEQAQLWDAQVPQALCELAAGLGAEGVSMGSHGDGDDAVRGFFRSIGAPIAEFPTTVAAARSARKAGEPVLMGAPNVVRGGSQSGNIAAEGLIADGLCDALVSDYYYPALSQAAWTLAENGTLGFGAAWEMISTRPAAILGLTDRGRLEAGQRADLVVMNPDTQSVEATISGGRLAFAQGRAGRQLFSAGAA